In Miscanthus floridulus cultivar M001 chromosome 19, ASM1932011v1, whole genome shotgun sequence, the DNA window AAAAAAGGATAACAAACACTTCCTATATTTGGATGAGCACCAAGCAATAGAGGCTGCAGTAAACTCATAAGCGACAATCATGAATACTAACAAGTATTGAGTGTGTACCTGCAAGGCTTGAATTTGTTGGATGCAAGCAATGTGAGGACGGCGATGCAGCTGGTCTGCACCTCGTTGTCTTGATAGGGGACTGAACTCGATGCACCTGAGATGTTTAAGTATTGAATAGAAAGTATTAGGGACTCATGTATGACTGTAATAACAAACAACTTTGATGAACCAACTGAATGCTGATTGCAATGAAAAACATGAGTTCTAACACTCCATACTTAGCATTCAATATACAAGTATAGAAGAAACTCATTAAATCAGGTCCAGTTTGAAATATGATCAACATATGATGATATAAACAAACTTATATATGTTATCTCCTACTCATATACTAAAATAGCACAAATATTGTTCAAAAAAATAACACTTCAATGAAATGGAATCCTATGGAATGCTAATGGTGATTGAAGACATTAGTTCTAGCACTCAACTAATACTTTGCAAGCACACAGTGACACAGGAGATACACTACTAATTAGGAGTTTAAGACTGCATTCTATAGAATACTTAGTAGGTATAGAAAAGCAAGGGAAAGAGATCAAACATAGTGTTTGGTAATAATAGATCAAAAAGAGACATAGAATTAAAGTGTGATTCAGTGAACTTTGCTTAGATGTACGTGGTAAGCATATACCTTCTTCAGCATCAGCTTTCTCCGATGACACGACATCCTCCACACTGGTACCAGAGATCTTTGAGGTTCCACTATCATCTTTAGAAGCTATACTCTTCACCGACTCTTCATTTGGCATGCTCTTGGGAACATTTCCCAAAAAATCACTTTCCTCCTGATCTTTGTATAGTAGGGTGCATCCATATTTGAAGTATGTGCTGGCACACTCCAGCATGAGCTCTCCATAATGTGAAGTCCTAGTGGGCAAAGAATGCACAAAATTGTTAGTGCATCATTGTAAAGGTTATTAACATAACTTGCATCAGGCcatgaggggcaatgtaaaacgAGATAGAGCAGCACAACTGAAACTGATAGATATAGAGATTTTATCAACCAAGTTACTAATATAAGGTCCTAAGTTAGCTTGTTGTTGATTGACTTCCGAAATGTTTGCATAATCTCAGACAGACAACACATTTTCCTTAACCAATGTATACTATAGTACACGCCAAAGTTGTTTAAAAAATAGTACACTCCAATTGATGGTGAACACAATTTAGGCACCATGACAAACAATGGCCAAGTGTTCCTCCACAAACCACCATAGGTCTCGGAGCCAAATCCAATAGATCACTGACAACGacagtgtcgggttcataaacccggggtccctcgcggaccggcttcccaacaaaggctcggcccaagcagacaacacgcaactcatggacCAGCCCAAGTACCTGAACGATAGGCcaaaagggcgatccaatcaccgaccgaaaaggcctggccaaggaggaacggcgcccgcttctgactctggcccacctatccgaccgaaGCGCCCGTgtcggtctccagcccacctctggatggcttctctgaccgaaaggcctggccaaagcactacttctgactctgacccgtgtctccgaccagggatgcgccaaaaccctgctcactgctcttctccgactagcgcgatcagagctgactaggaccaaccgaccagggacgcccgcttggtAAGGACCAAGAAACGAACAGAGAAAGTAAGGCGGGGCGCACAAGTCAAATCACAATACCGGGGTCCATACCTATACACCTACGaaaacagtactctacaacctccctggcatggcagagcccaagcagtgttataggcgccaacattttcccctacagtattgtgggcgccattaactcccatatggtaaggctccccccacatgcctctgggcatcaacagtgttgtgggcgccagcatttaccgtactaagtgaacatggtgaaactcctcacatgcctttgggcatcaacagtgtggcaggcgctgacgtctgccatacccgaagaagacaacaccacctcccatgtgcatctgatattcaacagtattgtgggcgcctaccatcatcctatacctaccggcgtgggcaacaaggctcagaagcaaacatactctctccctttcgcttgtaaggccatccccttcatctataaaaggggatgcgctctctcccaacatccaAGCTCATCCAGATTCAAATTGATCCAGATTCATTaggtcgatcaagttcactagttcacaaccatagaactACCAGGTTTGAACCTcgagcacatgctcgaacacttagctcatagcagggcTCCCATCACTTCTGGCCCTTTCGACCAGAgttcgatcggacctcttgtaccccacaTCTTTCTccatctcgtttgtaaccccactacaaactttgagcacctgggctcaggaataaagtcaccgatcgactcaaactgaacatagggcatgttgcctgaaccagtataaaccttgtgtcattgagtgctaggccacctccgatcacaacatacggcaaaactataaatatttacttgttggtcactttctgcaccgacagacaGACTCTCTGCATCTCACTCACCGACATAAATGAAACATTAACACCCCTGTCAAGCAGTCTGCTGTAGAACCCCTTAAACCCTAGTGGACTGAATCCCTGAGCCACCCAAGCACTGATGCAAAAACCAGCAAATCCGGACAGAAACGCACCGTGCCAACCGCCAATTGCTCCAAAATACGCCAACACGCAGAGTCGCTTCACAACTACATGTCACAGAAGTGGAGGGGAAATCAGAGCATGAAAGGAAACCCTAACCTGATCTCGAGCGCTTGGCTGAGGCAGTCTACGGCTTCGATGAAGTCCTCGTCCTCGATGGCCTTGGCGCCCCTGTCGAAGAGCTCCTGCGCCCGCTCTAGGGTTTGCAGCTCCTCCGCCTCGGTAGGCTCTGGGTTCGGCGTCGACGGGGCCTGGGGTGGCTTCTCCTCCAGCGGTGTGCCCGTGTTCTCTGACGAGGAGGCCATGGGCGGCGTGCTCGCGGCGGCGGCTGGGTTCCCTTTCTAGGTGCGGGGAGTTGCGGGTGGAAGGGGACGGGGGAGGAAATGGGGAAATTTTGGGGGAACAGAGCGCGAACTCGCGGGGGGGGGGTATGCAAGGGTTGCCGCCAACAGGGTTCCAGGTTGGGCCCGTATGGGCTTGTTGCGGCTGTGAGTGTGGGCCGTGATGTCTTGATCCATATTGTGGGGCACGCGAGCTCAGCGTGGGGCCCATTTTCTTTAGCGACAGACAGATTGACGGTATACTTGGCTTTAGCGACAGATGGTTCAACGCTAAATATGAATACCTACAGCGACAGACACTAAATCGCTAAATGATGATTTAGCGTCAGATGGTctctgagttatctttagcgtcagatcattCATCgttaaatataatttttagcgtcagatgtctgacggtgaagcggtgttgtggtgtagtgatttTAGTTATTTATATTTATCTTTTTCCTTTattgttttcattttttatttgttttgttttattattttcttcATCTTTTTACTCGTAGACTGAAGAATTATTCTCGTGCATACAAATGTTATTCTTCTAAACTATGACATATATTATTACTATCTTAAATTAAAGTCTTTTATTCATTTTATTCCAATTAATTTGTTAGACTCCTGGACCGGAATATTATTCTCTTAGCTTGAAATATTATCAACTTGAATCTGGAATATTATTCTCCTAAATCTTGAATATTATTCTCTTAGACTAGAAGTAATCTTCACTGAAATGATCACACATCTCACAACTCACCTACAAAATGAGACACTAGAAAATTTC includes these proteins:
- the LOC136525649 gene encoding uncharacterized protein, with protein sequence MASSSENTGTPLEEKPPQAPSTPNPEPTEAEELQTLERAQELFDRGAKAIEDEDFIEAVDCLSQALEIRTSHYGELMLECASTYFKYGCTLLYKDQEESDFLGNVPKSMPNEESVKSIASKDDSGTSKISGTSVEDVVSSEKADAEEGASSSVPYQDNEVQTSCIAVLTLLASNKFKPCSVAVMTKAYPSIERNDLILFQEIASYMLLACGAVYVISGILCIGVLKRSRQQKATSQDQAVKDLHSELEKRREELEALLLVERSELV